Within the Cyanobacteria bacterium GSL.Bin1 genome, the region GAGCTCGCCATCAACGACGATAAATACTTCGTCAGTATCGGAGTGCTTGTGCCAGACGAATTCGCCTTGTAATTTAACCAACTTGAATTGGTAATTATTCATCTCAGCAATAACTCTAGGAGACCAATGCTCATGAAATTTAGCGAATTTATCTTTGAAGTTTATAGGAGCGTATTTCATAGGAGTGCTGCAACAAATAAACCATCCATAATGTCTTGAAATTTCCCTAAGCAGCCTATAGCTACTGGATGATCATTTTCTTGGATTACTCTAGAATCTCCATACAGCTAACTATTAGTTATTCTGCCACTCGGTTCAGGATGTAGGTAGAGTAGTGACAGCCATATAAAATAACTCATAACCTTCTACCTAAAAGTGCATTGACGAGATTCGAGTTTATAGTAGATGGTCCGCCAGTCTCACAACAGACTCGCCGGCGTGAGCGTCTTCGAGCTTGGAAGAGCATAGTACGGCAAGAGGCTGAAAAATGTTGTTCACCAGAGCAAAAAGTAGCCACTGGTCCGATTATGCTTCAAGTGACCTATTTCTACGATGCCATTGCAATCGATGTGGACAATATCGTCAAGCCAATTCAAGATGCCATAATTGGATTAGCTTATATTGATGATGATCAAGTAACTGATGTTCTGGTCAGGAAGAGAAATTTGTCAGGTAACTTTAAAGTAGAAAATATGACGCCCACCCTTGCCGAAGGCTTTTCTCGGGGAAATGAATTCCTTCATATTGTCGTCATGGATGCTCCTGATCAAGAGGTACTTATCTGATGGTAACCCCAACTGCGAATTTAGAAAGAGAGAGATTACTGCAACTCGCAGAGGAATATCGTAACAAGGGGTACGAAGTTTCCTTTCATCCCAATCCTGAGGATCTACCTGATTTTCTTAAAGGTTATCGCCCTGACTTGATAGCAAGACACGAAAATGAATCTGTGATCGTTAAAGTTACCTCACGCTCTTCTCTTGATTATTCTTCTACACAATATTTACGTAATCTAGCCCAAGTTGTAGAAAAACATCCTGGTTGGCGATTTGAGTGGGTGATGACTAATCCCGAGGATGCTACTTATGGATCAAAAGCGGAAAGGTCTCTTCAGAAACCTGAAATAGAAACAAGACTAGACCTAGCAAAGCAACTTGCCAAACAACATCCAGAATCAGCAATTCTCTATTGTTGGTCTTTAGTTGAAGCAACTTTAAGGCTGATTGCAGAGCAAGAGAAACTGAGTTTACAAAGATTCGATCCACTTTATCTAGTGAAACAACTAGTGAGTGAGGGTGCGATTTCTCGAACTGAGTATCAGGTACTGATGAATGCACTCTCATTACGTAACGCGATTGCTCATGGCTTCAAAACCCCCCAACTGACGCAAGAATCTGTGTATGAGCTCATTGATCTGACAGAGCAATTCTTGAAAACTTTACCCGCTAGTACCAGGGTAGACTGAGCATTCACCTATAGCCAACAGTTGAATCATTCAGGACTTAGTCAGTTCCACTGCATCTCGCCCATCTAAAGCTTCTAAATAGACCTTCACTTGTTCTTCATTAGCGGTGGGTAGCTTTTTCCCGGTAAAGTCGGGATGAATTGGGAGTTGGCGATGTCCGCGATCTACTAATACCACCAACCAAATTGCTTCTGGTCGCCCATATTCGGTGACTGCATTCAGGGCAGCGCGAGCGGTACGACCTTTATAGATTACATCATCCACTAAAACGATAATTTTGTCGGTGAGATCAAAGGGAATGTCAGTTCTGGCAGGAGTGCGGGTCTTAATTTGGTCGAGATCATCCCGGTAAAAAGTAATATCTAAGGCGCCCACGGGAACCGTGATGCCTTCTAAGGTTTCAATTTGTTGGGCGAGACGTTGGGCGAGGGGAACACCACGGGTATGAATCCCTAAGAGGATTAGCTTTGAAGGGTCACTGGCTTTTTCTAGGAGTTGGGAGGCTAACCGCGTAATCGAGCGTCTAATTTCTGCAGCGGATAAAATTTCAATGACTGTCATGTTGCTACAAGTGAGGGGTTGTGAGTCGCTACCTTGAGTGTTTTCTGAGGCGAGGAATGAGCCATAAGCCAAGAAAATAAGCAATAATAGCAGCGATCGCGCCGACAACGGTACAACCCAAAAGTAGGGTCACGGCAAAAACTTGTCCGGCTTGCAGTAACTCTGTCGTCGATGTCCAATCGACATCTGTTGATAACTCATGGGTTCCCAGGAGAAGTTGTCCCACTTTGAAGTTAAACAGATAAATGGGAACATAGGTAAAGGGGTTACTAATCCAAGTGCCCACAGCCGCAGTTAACTTATTTCCCCGCACGAGAATCGCCAGGAAAACGCCAAGAATGGTTTGCGCCCCAAAAAAGGGAAATAAGCCTGCAAAGACACCCGTTGCTAACCCACGCGCGATCGCGGGAGTCGTACTACGTAAGCGAATAATTCGCAGATAGACATAACGGAATTTTCGTTTCCACCAAGCCTGTCGTTTCTTAATTAAATAATAAGTGGGTTGCATCAGTTGATTGGAGGCAATGTGAGTCATCACAATATTATTATCATCTTAACCAATGCTCAGCGCAGACGTCTTCGCTGACAGATAGAGTTCATGGCGAAACGACATTTGTCTTTTTGATAAATTCTCCCTGTGCTTCAAAAAGGATGAGACAATAAAATGATGATTGCTTGTGTTAAAGGGAGTCAAATCTAATGCGGATTTTAATCATGGGTGGTACCCGTTTTATTGGGGTTGCCCTAACTAAAATTTTAGTCGAACAAGGACATGAAGTAACCTTATTTAATCGAGGGAATAAACCCTCTCCTCTTGAGGGGGTGAAAGAAATTCATGGTGATAGAAAAGATCCAGAACAACTCAAAGAAAGGTTGGCAACAGCAAGTTTTGATGCCATTTTTGATAATAATGGAAGAGAATTAAGTGATACACAACCCTTAGTAGAGTTATTTAAGGATCAAATTGAACATTTTGTTTATGTTAGTTCGGCAGGGGTTTATTTAAAGTCGGATCAAATGCCTCACTATGAAGCGGATGCGATTGATCCGAAAAGTCGCCACAAAGGAAAACATGATACAGAAACCTATTTAAGTGAAATGGGGGTTCCTTGGACCTCTGTGCGCCCGGTTTATATATATGGGGCAGGGAATTATAATGATTTGGAAGCGTGGTTTTTTGATCGGATTGTGCGCGATCGCGCAATTCCGATTCCCGGTCATGGCGAACATATGACTCAACTGGGTCATGTCCAAGACTTAGCCTATGCCATGGCATCAATTTTAGGGAATAAAAAAGCCTTGGCACAAGTTTATAATATTTCAGGCGAACGTTATGTTACTTTTAATGGGATTGCTCGCGCTTGTGCAAAAGCGATTGGAAAATCTCCCGATCATTTAAAGTTAGCTCACTATAATCCTAAGGATTTTGACTTTGGTAAAAAGAAAGCCTTTCCCTTACGAACGCAACACTTTTTTGCCGATATTAGTAAGGCAAAAATGGATTTAGGTTGGCAACCCCAATACGATTTAATTAGCGGCTTAAAAGAATCTTTTGAAAAAGATTATCTCGCTCAAAATCGTCACGAAGCCGAGATTGATTTTTCCCTTGATGACCAGATTCTTTCCGCCTAAAAAAAGACAACGAGCCCGGGGAAAAGCTTGATTCGGGAAAAAGGATCAAGGAACTGCTTCAATCCCTTTGTCCTTTCTCCCTTTCGCTTCCTCACCCAGTTTTCTTTCAAAGATCAAAAGTCATAACTCGGAGAATCTTGAAAATCTTTGGCAAACGCTAGCCATAGCGGAAACTGCAGTAAAGAAAGATCCACTTCATTTTCACTTTGGTCAATAATAATCAATGGTAGATCTTCATCCTCGACAATACGATCCGCTCTCTGAACCAGTGATTCTGGACTTTCAAACAAGACCACTCCCCGATTGGGTCCAAAATCGCTCCGAGAAATACCTAAACAATCTTGTAGCCCACGACGCCATTCCCCTAATCGTTCCGGGGAATCTGCTAAAACCAGGGTGCGCAACTGTTCTCCATACAGCTCTCGCAACACAGCAATAATCGCAGAAGCCACTAAAATATTCTGTAAACGACTCCCCATTGTAGGAATTGTCCCTCTCCCTGCTAGGGTGAAAAACCATTCCTGAGCGCGATCGGCATGAACCGGTTCAAACGTCCGCCGTAATTGCCAGGGGGGACCATAATAATCGGGAAAAGTTCGATATTGATCGAGTAAGGTCCGAATTTGTCGAGCTTCTTCTTCCCATTCTTGTTGGGCAAATTGTGGGAAAGCCTTTTTCGGTTCCGGTGGCGGTGTAGCCGGTAGCGGATTTTCTTCGGCAACGGGTTCTTCTAAGCTGGGTAAATCGAGTTGTTCAGCAGCAACCGCTAAATCCTGTAAACTTCCGACGAGATAGTCTTTGAAGCCTTGCACTCGTACTGCTAGTTCTTGAGAAACCCCGGCAAAAGTAGTGCGCATTTCTTCGGTCGCGCGATCGCGCCGTCGTTCTAACTGCTCAACCGACTGTTGCAAATTTTGCCGTTTTTCTTCTAGTTCTTGCACACCCTGTTGGATCATTTGCGCGATCGCGCGCTTGACAGCAGCCGTTTCCTCGGCAATACGTTGTTGTTTTTGGGCTTCTAGGGTTTTAATTTCTTGTTCTAATTGTGCTTTTTGGGCTTGTAACTGTTCTAAATCAGCGCTTAAATCCACTGCAGGAAAGTCCTGTTGATTGGTTTTCAACAGGGCTTGTTCATGAATATTTTTCCGGTTTTGATCAATGGGTTGGGGAGAGTTAGATTCTTCAATTGGCATAAATGAATTACTTTTATTATTTATTATTTTTATCGTGAATTAGGGATTGCTTCTGAACGATCAAGTTTTATTTTTTCTTCTAAACACTGCTTTAATTGTTTGGGACTAAAGAGAACGGGAACAAAATGAATACTTTTAACTTCGCGGAAGTAAAACAAAATCGGGACAGACGGCCAAAAAATCTTCCAATTTGACCAATCCTCATAAGGAAATTGGCGGATTCGTTTTTCGGAACGATAAACCTCAAGCGAAGTTTCCGTAAAAGCGAGTCTGATAATAACCGTTTGTAACATCAAGAAAAATGAAAACAAACTAATAATTATGCCTAAAATAACTCCAACCAAAGCCAAAATTTTGCTGCTGAAGACAAGGGTATTGCCCAGGAAAATCAAAGCCAGCCCAATCACGAAAACAGCGAGTGATAACCGATAATCAGGAGATAACGTGATCGTTTTTGAGGTAGAAGGAGAAGATGTCATGATTAATAAACCTCATATCTAGTATTTTTTCTATCGTCTCATGAAACTCCTTGAAACGCACTGCCTGCCCCTTGAAACATCAGCCAGGATAATAAGAAATTCGCAATAAAAATCGCTAATAAGGCAGTGACAACTGCCGTTGTTGTCGATTGTCCCACTCCTTTTGCCCCACCGGTGGTGGTTAACCCCCAACTACAACCAATAATTGCAATTAAAGCGCCGAAAACGCTAGCTTTAATCAAGGCACTGACTAAATCCCACAATTGTAAAAAATTTTTAGCCGAATCTAAAAAAACCGTATCGGAGAGATTATAGACAGTGGTTGCAATTAGTAACCCTCCTGCCATCCCTGTCATTAGCGATAAAATGGTGAGAATAGGCAACATTGTACAACAGGCAATCATCCTGGGAATGACCAAATATTCGATTGGATCTGTCTTGAGAACATAAAGGGCGTCAATTTGTTCAGTTACTTGCATGGTACCAATTTCAGCAGCAAAAGCAGAGCCAACTCTCCCCGCAATGACCACTGCGGTTAAAACCGGTGCCAATTCTCGCGTTAGCGCGATCGCGAGCACCCCTCCGACAGCGGTTCCCGCGCCAAAATTAATAAACTCCCGTGCCACCTGAATCGTAAATACCATACCGACAAAACTTGCTGTAATCAAAGCAATAACAAGGGAATCAGGACCCACGACCGCCATTTGTTCTAAGGTATTGCGACGATGAATTTTGTGGGGTTGTAAGTGTAACAGGAGTTGTCCCCCTAAAAATAGTGCTGCCACGACCCGCTGCACCCATGACCCTAACCCGGTTTTCAACGTCATTTGATTAGTGATTCTATTTATCTTCAGGATTAACGCGGAATCGTTCCACCGAAGCCAAAAGATCCCCCGCTAAACTTACCAAATTTTGGAGTGCAGTTGAAACCTGCTGCGATTCTTGAGAGGTTCCTTGTGCTGTCATTTCTACCGATTGCATCACCTGCGCTACCGATTGAGCGGTTTCTGATTGTTCCACTGTATCAGCCGTAATCGACTGGACAAGAGAGTCAATGCGATTAGAAACTTGAATAATATCTTCCAAGGCATTTTTGGCTTGTTCCGCCCGTTCTGTTCCCTCAATTACCTGTTGGGTTCCTTCTTCCATCGCAATCATCACCGAGCTGGTTTCACTTTGAATTTGCAGTACAATTTTTTCAATCTCCCGCAAAGACTTCGTTGAACGGTCAGCAAGCTGTCGGACTTCATCAGCAATTACGGCAAAGCCCCGTCCGGCTTCTCCCGCACGCGCTGCCTCAATGGAGGCGTTTAAGGCTAAGTTGTTCGTCCGAGTGGCAATTTGGGAAATGACCGAAACAATCTTAGAAATTTCTTGAGAAGATTCGGCAAGACGCTTCACTTTGCGGGTACTTTGCGCCACGGTTTCTCGAATTTGGAGAATCCCAGCCACGGTACTATCCACCGCTTCTCCTCCTTTGAGTGCTGTTTCTGAGGCAGTACGAGCAACCGATTCCGCTTCTTTGGCATTATCCGCAACCCGTTGAATGGACTCTGTCATCATCTGTGCTGAATTCAAACTGACGGCTAACTCTTCGGCTTGTCGCAGGGCATCTTCCGATAATCCGCCGGCAAAAGAGGCACTTTCCGCTGCCCCTTCATTCACTTGTCGAGCCGCTTCTTTCACCTGTTGTACAATTGTACGGAGACTACGAATGGTTAAGTTAAAGGCATCAGCAACTGCACCGAGAACGTCGGCACTCACCTGCGCCTGAACCGTTAAGTCTCCTCGGGCTGCCCCCTCTACATCATCGAGTAAGCGAATCACTTGACGCTGTAAATCTTCTTTTGCTTGTTCTTGTTCTTGGGCTTTGCGTTGGGCTTCATTCATTGTTGTAGAGACCACTCGCGTCATCTGGTTGAAACCGGACGCCAATTGCCCAAATTCGTCTTGAGAATAGACTGTGGCTTTCGCATCAAGATTTCCTTGCTGAACGGCATATAACTGTGCTTGTAAATCGCTAGTAG harbors:
- the pyrR gene encoding bifunctional pyr operon transcriptional regulator/uracil phosphoribosyltransferase PyrR, with the protein product MTVIEILSAAEIRRSITRLASQLLEKASDPSKLILLGIHTRGVPLAQRLAQQIETLEGITVPVGALDITFYRDDLDQIKTRTPARTDIPFDLTDKIIVLVDDVIYKGRTARAALNAVTEYGRPEAIWLVVLVDRGHRQLPIHPDFTGKKLPTANEEQVKVYLEALDGRDAVELTKS
- a CDS encoding NAD-dependent epimerase/dehydratase family protein, which translates into the protein MRILIMGGTRFIGVALTKILVEQGHEVTLFNRGNKPSPLEGVKEIHGDRKDPEQLKERLATASFDAIFDNNGRELSDTQPLVELFKDQIEHFVYVSSAGVYLKSDQMPHYEADAIDPKSRHKGKHDTETYLSEMGVPWTSVRPVYIYGAGNYNDLEAWFFDRIVRDRAIPIPGHGEHMTQLGHVQDLAYAMASILGNKKALAQVYNISGERYVTFNGIARACAKAIGKSPDHLKLAHYNPKDFDFGKKKAFPLRTQHFFADISKAKMDLGWQPQYDLISGLKESFEKDYLAQNRHEAEIDFSLDDQILSA
- a CDS encoding MlaE family lipid ABC transporter permease subunit, with product MTNQMTLKTGLGSWVQRVVAALFLGGQLLLHLQPHKIHRRNTLEQMAVVGPDSLVIALITASFVGMVFTIQVAREFINFGAGTAVGGVLAIALTRELAPVLTAVVIAGRVGSAFAAEIGTMQVTEQIDALYVLKTDPIEYLVIPRMIACCTMLPILTILSLMTGMAGGLLIATTVYNLSDTVFLDSAKNFLQLWDLVSALIKASVFGALIAIIGCSWGLTTTGGAKGVGQSTTTAVVTALLAIFIANFLLSWLMFQGAGSAFQGVS
- a CDS encoding DUF3119 family protein, yielding MTSSPSTSKTITLSPDYRLSLAVFVIGLALIFLGNTLVFSSKILALVGVILGIIISLFSFFLMLQTVIIRLAFTETSLEVYRSEKRIRQFPYEDWSNWKIFWPSVPILFYFREVKSIHFVPVLFSPKQLKQCLEEKIKLDRSEAIPNSR
- a CDS encoding DUF3086 domain-containing protein → MPIEESNSPQPIDQNRKNIHEQALLKTNQQDFPAVDLSADLEQLQAQKAQLEQEIKTLEAQKQQRIAEETAAVKRAIAQMIQQGVQELEEKRQNLQQSVEQLERRRDRATEEMRTTFAGVSQELAVRVQGFKDYLVGSLQDLAVAAEQLDLPSLEEPVAEENPLPATPPPEPKKAFPQFAQQEWEEEARQIRTLLDQYRTFPDYYGPPWQLRRTFEPVHADRAQEWFFTLAGRGTIPTMGSRLQNILVASAIIAVLRELYGEQLRTLVLADSPERLGEWRRGLQDCLGISRSDFGPNRGVVLFESPESLVQRADRIVEDEDLPLIIIDQSENEVDLSLLQFPLWLAFAKDFQDSPSYDF
- a CDS encoding RusA family crossover junction endodeoxyribonuclease; its protein translation is MTRFEFIVDGPPVSQQTRRRERLRAWKSIVRQEAEKCCSPEQKVATGPIMLQVTYFYDAIAIDVDNIVKPIQDAIIGLAYIDDDQVTDVLVRKRNLSGNFKVENMTPTLAEGFSRGNEFLHIVVMDAPDQEVLI
- a CDS encoding DUF2062 domain-containing protein, coding for MQPTYYLIKKRQAWWKRKFRYVYLRIIRLRSTTPAIARGLATGVFAGLFPFFGAQTILGVFLAILVRGNKLTAAVGTWISNPFTYVPIYLFNFKVGQLLLGTHELSTDVDWTSTTELLQAGQVFAVTLLLGCTVVGAIAAIIAYFLGLWLIPRLRKHSR